From Pseudomonas sp. StFLB209, a single genomic window includes:
- the serB gene encoding phosphoserine phosphatase SerB — protein sequence MREIVLINITGEDRPGLTAAITGVLAQGGVNILDIGQAVIHDTLSFGILVEIPGTDEGSSVLKDVLFTAYKLDQQVRFTAVSEQDYQRWVEGQGKARHIVTLLTRKVTAEQLQCVSSITARYGLNIDHIDRLSGRMPLDTPADQGKGCIEFSVRGEPADLKAMQAEFLSVAQALNVDIAFQQDSLFRRNRRLAVFDMDSTLIEAEVIDELAKAAGVGEQVSEITERAMRGELDFRASFKERLALLKGLDVSVLDEIGASLRLTEGAETLFAELKRLGYKTAILSGGFTYFARQLQEKLGIDYVFANELQVEDGRVTGVAVEPVVDAQRKADLLRELAHKEGLSLEQTIAVGDGANDLPMLAIAGLGVAFRAKPLVKQSAKQAISTLGLDGVLYLLGLRDREGRN from the coding sequence TTGCGCGAAATCGTCCTGATCAACATTACTGGTGAAGACCGTCCCGGTCTCACTGCGGCCATTACCGGCGTCCTCGCCCAGGGTGGCGTGAACATTCTCGATATTGGTCAGGCTGTGATCCATGACACCCTGTCGTTTGGCATTCTGGTCGAAATCCCGGGCACCGACGAAGGCTCATCGGTCCTCAAAGACGTGTTGTTCACCGCCTACAAGCTCGACCAGCAGGTGCGCTTCACTGCCGTGTCGGAACAGGACTACCAGCGTTGGGTTGAAGGCCAGGGCAAGGCGCGGCACATCGTGACCCTGCTGACCCGCAAGGTCACGGCCGAGCAGTTACAGTGTGTCAGCTCGATTACCGCCCGTTACGGGCTCAATATTGACCATATCGACCGTTTGTCCGGGCGTATGCCGCTCGACACCCCGGCGGATCAGGGCAAGGGTTGCATCGAGTTTTCGGTGCGCGGCGAACCGGCGGACCTCAAGGCCATGCAGGCCGAGTTTCTCAGTGTTGCTCAGGCGCTGAATGTCGACATCGCGTTCCAGCAAGACTCGCTGTTCCGGCGTAATCGGCGCCTGGCCGTGTTCGACATGGACTCGACCCTGATCGAAGCCGAAGTCATCGACGAACTGGCCAAAGCCGCCGGCGTGGGTGAGCAGGTTTCGGAAATCACCGAGCGGGCCATGCGCGGCGAACTGGATTTTCGCGCCAGTTTCAAAGAGCGTCTGGCGCTGCTCAAAGGCCTGGATGTCAGCGTGCTCGACGAAATCGGCGCTTCGCTGCGTCTGACCGAGGGTGCCGAAACGCTGTTCGCGGAACTCAAACGGCTGGGCTACAAAACCGCGATTCTGTCGGGCGGCTTTACCTACTTTGCCCGTCAATTGCAGGAAAAGCTTGGCATCGACTATGTATTTGCCAACGAACTGCAAGTTGAGGATGGCCGGGTCACCGGTGTGGCCGTCGAGCCTGTCGTCGATGCGCAGCGCAAGGCTGACCTGCTGCGCGAGCTGGCGCACAAGGAAGGCTTGAGCCTGGAGCAGACCATCGCCGTGGGCGACGGTGCCAATGACCTGCCGATGTTGGCCATTGCCGGTCTGGGCGTGGCATTTCGTGCCAAACCGTTGGTCAAACAATCGGCCAAACAGGCCATCTCGACCCTGGGGCTGGATGGGGTTCTCTACCTGCTGGGCTTGCGCGACCGCGAAGGGCGTAACTGA
- the asd gene encoding archaetidylserine decarboxylase (Phosphatidylserine decarboxylase is synthesized as a single chain precursor. Generation of the pyruvoyl active site from a Ser is coupled to cleavage of a Gly-Ser bond between the larger (beta) and smaller (alpha chains). It is an integral membrane protein.): protein MSMKERLFILSQYLLPHHLLSRLAGCVAECKVSWFKNAFTAWFARRYQVDMSQAQVEDLTAYENFNAFFTRALKPDARPLDDTPGAILCPADGAISQLGPIEQGRIFQAKGHSFSVLELLGGDPLLSAPFMGGQFATVYLSPKDYHRVHMPLAGTLREMVYVPGRIFSVNQTTAENVPELFARNERVVCVFDTERGPMAVVLVGAMIVASVETVWAGLVTPPKRQLKSVRYDEAARAPIQLEKGAEMGRFKLGSTAIVLFGPEQVKWAETLTAGSAVRMGQALGRADQA from the coding sequence ATATCAATGAAAGAGCGTCTGTTTATCCTGAGCCAGTACCTGCTGCCCCACCACCTGCTGTCACGCCTGGCTGGCTGTGTGGCCGAATGCAAGGTGAGCTGGTTCAAGAACGCATTCACCGCCTGGTTCGCCCGCCGCTATCAGGTAGACATGTCTCAGGCCCAAGTCGAAGACCTGACGGCCTATGAAAACTTCAACGCGTTTTTCACACGCGCACTGAAACCCGATGCTCGCCCTCTGGACGACACCCCCGGGGCAATCCTGTGCCCGGCCGACGGCGCCATCAGCCAGTTGGGTCCGATCGAACAAGGCCGGATTTTCCAGGCCAAGGGCCACAGTTTCAGCGTGCTGGAGCTGCTTGGCGGCGATCCGCTGCTGTCTGCGCCGTTCATGGGCGGTCAGTTCGCCACCGTCTATCTGTCGCCCAAGGATTACCATCGCGTTCATATGCCACTGGCCGGCACCCTGCGCGAGATGGTCTATGTGCCAGGGCGCATTTTCTCGGTCAACCAGACCACCGCCGAAAACGTACCTGAGCTGTTCGCCCGTAACGAGCGGGTAGTCTGCGTATTCGACACCGAACGCGGCCCGATGGCAGTAGTGCTGGTCGGCGCGATGATCGTAGCGTCGGTAGAAACTGTCTGGGCAGGCCTGGTCACGCCACCCAAGCGCCAGCTCAAGAGCGTGCGCTACGACGAAGCGGCACGGGCGCCAATCCAGCTGGAAAAAGGCGCCGAAATGGGCCGTTTCAAGCTGGGCTCCACAGCCATCGTACTGTTCGGCCCTGAGCAGGTGAAATGGGCCGAAACCCTGACGGCCGGCTCAGCGGTACGCATGGGCCAGGCTCTGGGTCGCGCCGACCAGGCGTGA
- a CDS encoding rhodanese-like domain-containing protein: protein MSVFNDLPLVIEASDLQPRLEAPELILVDLTNQARYDAGHIPGACFIEPKRTQLGQPPAPGLAPALSDLERLFGELGHRSDAVYVVYDDEGGGWAGRFIWLLDVIGHSRYHYLNGGLLAWEAAGLPLSSEASPTRHSAVSLSLQSAPTATREYLQSRLGAADLAIWDARGPEEFTGSKVLAAKGGHIPGAINFEWTAGMDKERQLRIRTDLRQTLEALGITPDKEIITHCQSHRRSGFTYLAAKALGYPRVKAYAGSWSEWGNHPDTPVEQ from the coding sequence ATGTCCGTGTTTAACGACTTGCCACTGGTTATTGAAGCCAGTGACCTGCAGCCTCGCCTGGAGGCGCCGGAGCTGATCCTTGTCGATCTGACCAATCAGGCCCGCTATGACGCAGGACACATTCCCGGCGCCTGTTTCATAGAGCCCAAGCGCACCCAGCTGGGCCAGCCTCCCGCTCCGGGCCTTGCGCCCGCGCTGAGCGATCTGGAGCGCCTGTTCGGCGAACTGGGGCACCGCAGCGATGCGGTATACGTGGTCTACGACGATGAAGGCGGTGGCTGGGCCGGGCGGTTTATCTGGCTGCTGGACGTCATCGGCCACTCCCGCTACCACTACCTCAATGGCGGACTGCTGGCCTGGGAGGCCGCCGGGCTGCCGCTGTCCAGTGAAGCATCGCCCACCCGCCACAGCGCAGTGAGCCTGAGCCTGCAAAGCGCGCCCACCGCCACCCGCGAATACCTGCAGAGCCGCCTGGGTGCTGCCGATCTTGCGATCTGGGATGCCCGCGGGCCCGAGGAATTTACCGGCAGCAAAGTGCTGGCGGCCAAAGGCGGACACATTCCCGGCGCGATCAACTTCGAGTGGACCGCTGGCATGGACAAAGAGCGTCAGCTGCGCATTCGTACCGATCTGCGCCAGACCCTGGAAGCACTGGGTATCACCCCGGACAAGGAAATCATCACCCACTGCCAGAGCCATCGCCGCTCAGGCTTTACCTATCTGGCCGCCAAAGCACTGGGCTACCCGCGAGTCAAGGCCTATGCCGGCTCCTGGAGCGAATGGGGCAACCACCCCGACACGCCTGTGGAGCAATGA
- a CDS encoding HDOD domain-containing protein: MPIASTSHLPRPKTLEAWVKQLDDLALPVAQANHARVRAALNDSRRSLRDIADMMQDSPALVLSVLREANQHSHGITEPAESLEVALNRLGLARTEVLLNRLPAKQAQEVPQAYRQLILISQHATQQANGLFASRLARLWQDIHLGSLLFLAPLWPLALAHPKLLEEWELRVIHKGESSRTVELELFGVKLLDLCQALATVWRLPVWVTRGYTVLIKERREWVKALRIARENHDPLQQQRDMDANADLQRWFNQPANTVLMGNGLALAAQQAWNSPHCLRWELLSSLYLQQSMDQTQQQVHQNAASSARQHAADDLWHPAQALLWPWDFRRISNGHEPAAAPSADDLQRWRKLCADMLVEPSPFNNAMHLISTARDALVASGMQRVMLLMPDKNTGLLRVHQLAGLGAENAALQFQIKDSKVLERLLAQPTQLRLTPANHAQFAALLPPAFKTLFKGQHLLIRSLSCNGKVLILAIADQGGSPMSEITVQAFAKTSQCVERALVNFTQLKSTGRAKPV; encoded by the coding sequence ATGCCGATAGCCAGCACATCGCACCTCCCACGCCCCAAGACACTTGAAGCCTGGGTCAAACAACTGGATGATCTTGCCCTGCCCGTTGCACAGGCCAATCACGCCCGTGTGCGCGCCGCACTGAACGACAGCCGTCGTTCGTTGCGTGATATTGCCGACATGATGCAAGACAGCCCGGCGCTGGTGCTGAGCGTGCTGCGCGAGGCCAACCAGCACAGCCATGGCATCACAGAGCCGGCCGAAAGTCTTGAAGTGGCGCTCAATCGCCTGGGCCTGGCCCGCACCGAAGTGCTGCTTAATCGCCTGCCGGCCAAACAGGCGCAGGAAGTCCCCCAGGCTTACCGTCAACTGATTCTGATCAGCCAGCATGCCACCCAACAGGCCAATGGCCTGTTCGCCAGCCGTCTGGCGCGGCTCTGGCAGGATATTCATCTGGGCAGCCTGCTGTTCCTCGCACCGCTCTGGCCACTGGCGCTGGCCCACCCCAAGCTGCTGGAAGAATGGGAACTGCGGGTCATTCATAAAGGCGAATCAAGCCGCACGGTCGAGCTTGAATTGTTCGGCGTCAAGCTGCTGGACTTGTGCCAGGCACTGGCCACGGTCTGGCGCCTGCCGGTCTGGGTCACGCGTGGCTATACCGTACTGATCAAAGAGCGCCGCGAATGGGTCAAGGCGCTGCGTATCGCCAGGGAAAATCACGACCCGCTGCAACAGCAGCGCGACATGGATGCCAACGCCGATCTGCAACGCTGGTTCAACCAGCCAGCCAATACGGTATTGATGGGTAATGGCCTGGCGCTGGCCGCACAGCAGGCCTGGAACAGCCCGCACTGCCTGCGCTGGGAACTGCTGAGCAGTCTGTACCTGCAACAGTCAATGGACCAGACCCAGCAACAGGTACACCAGAACGCTGCCAGCAGCGCTCGCCAGCATGCGGCGGACGATCTTTGGCATCCCGCCCAGGCGCTGCTCTGGCCGTGGGATTTTCGGCGCATCAGCAATGGCCATGAACCCGCTGCCGCACCTTCTGCCGATGACCTGCAACGCTGGCGCAAACTGTGCGCCGACATGCTGGTCGAGCCCTCCCCGTTCAACAACGCCATGCACCTGATCAGCACCGCCCGCGATGCGCTGGTGGCGAGCGGCATGCAGCGGGTCATGCTGCTGATGCCGGACAAGAACACTGGCCTGCTGCGCGTGCATCAACTGGCCGGCCTGGGTGCGGAAAATGCCGCATTACAGTTTCAGATCAAAGACAGCAAGGTACTGGAACGACTGCTGGCCCAGCCGACCCAACTGCGTCTTACACCGGCCAACCACGCACAGTTCGCAGCCTTGCTGCCGCCGGCCTTCAAGACCCTGTTCAAGGGCCAGCACTTACTGATCCGCTCGCTGAGCTGCAACGGCAAAGTGCTGATCCTGGCGATTGCCGACCAAGGTGGCAGCCCGATGTCGGAGATCACCGTACAGGCATTCGCCAAGACGTCGCAGTGTGTGGAACGTGCCCTGGTCAACTTTACCCAGCTCAAAAGCACCGGCCGGGCGAAACCTGTGTGA
- the motA gene encoding flagellar motor stator protein MotA has translation MAKIIGIIVVFASVLGGYMLSHGQLAALFQPFEIVIIGGAALGAFLQANPGHMTMHVFKKSLKMFSTRFTHAYYLEVLGLVYEILNKSRREGMMAIEGDIEEPASSPIFAKYPGVLKDERMTAYICDYLRIMSSGNMAPHELEGLFDMELLSMKEELEHPSHAVTGIADGMPGFGIVAAVLGIVITMAMLGTGDKAAIGQHVAAALVGTFFGIIAAYGFFGPLASCLAHDAKEEMNVYESIKAALVASASGMPPSLAVEFGRKVLYPAHRPSFSELEQAVRGR, from the coding sequence ATGGCCAAAATCATCGGCATCATTGTCGTTTTCGCGAGCGTTCTCGGCGGATACATGCTATCCCACGGTCAATTGGCAGCGCTGTTCCAGCCATTTGAAATCGTCATCATTGGTGGTGCAGCGCTGGGCGCCTTTCTGCAGGCCAACCCTGGCCATATGACCATGCATGTGTTCAAAAAGTCGCTGAAGATGTTCAGCACTCGCTTCACGCATGCCTATTACCTCGAAGTGCTGGGTCTGGTGTACGAGATTCTCAACAAGAGCCGCCGCGAAGGCATGATGGCCATCGAAGGGGACATCGAAGAGCCGGCTTCAAGTCCGATCTTCGCCAAGTACCCTGGCGTACTCAAGGATGAGCGCATGACCGCCTACATCTGCGATTACCTGCGCATCATGTCGTCCGGCAACATGGCTCCTCACGAGCTTGAAGGCCTGTTCGACATGGAACTGTTGAGCATGAAGGAAGAGCTTGAGCATCCTTCCCACGCCGTGACCGGCATTGCCGACGGTATGCCCGGTTTTGGTATCGTGGCTGCGGTACTGGGTATTGTGATCACCATGGCCATGCTGGGAACCGGTGACAAGGCCGCCATCGGCCAGCACGTGGCGGCGGCACTGGTCGGTACCTTCTTCGGTATCATCGCGGCGTACGGCTTCTTTGGTCCGCTGGCTTCTTGCCTGGCGCACGATGCCAAGGAAGAAATGAACGTCTACGAGTCGATCAAGGCGGCTCTTGTGGCCTCGGCTTCCGGCATGCCGCCATCACTGGCCGTCGAGTTCGGTCGCAAGGTGCTTTACCCCGCCCACCGCCCCAGCTTCAGCGAGCTGGAACAAGCCGTACGTGGTCGCTAA
- the motB gene encoding flagellar motor protein MotB gives MENNQPIIVKRVKRFGGGHHGGAWKIAFADFATAMMAFFLVLWLLSAATPEQLVAVAGYFKDPVGFSDSGSPYVIDLGGSPEMSPNQTLNPEVKSTPSPDTVPIEAESAEAKAEQVEQERMEMLLLELQNKIEESPELQKFKDQILLEITQDGLRIQIVDADNRPMFDSGSARLKPYFEDILLAMSDTIKAVPNKISVSGHTDAKPFAGTGEFGNWELSANRANAARRALIAGGYPEQQVARVVGYASSALFDRQHPLNPVNRRIDIIVLTRKAQQRMDGDQGSAPPVNPAPAAPGAAAPGAAAPGAANGSQAPAVLPHEVRERVNIFDQGPLRAPGSNP, from the coding sequence ATGGAAAATAATCAGCCAATAATCGTCAAGCGCGTCAAGCGCTTTGGCGGGGGGCACCACGGCGGTGCCTGGAAGATCGCCTTTGCTGACTTTGCGACAGCAATGATGGCGTTCTTTCTGGTGCTCTGGCTGTTGTCGGCTGCGACTCCGGAACAACTGGTGGCCGTGGCCGGTTATTTCAAGGACCCGGTCGGCTTCAGCGACAGTGGCTCGCCCTATGTCATCGACCTGGGCGGCTCGCCGGAAATGTCTCCTAACCAGACCCTCAACCCCGAGGTCAAGAGTACGCCGAGCCCGGACACCGTGCCGATCGAGGCCGAGTCTGCCGAAGCCAAGGCCGAGCAGGTCGAGCAGGAACGCATGGAAATGCTCCTGCTGGAGTTGCAGAACAAGATTGAAGAGAGTCCGGAGCTGCAAAAGTTCAAGGACCAGATCCTGCTGGAGATCACTCAGGACGGTTTGCGTATCCAGATTGTCGATGCCGATAACCGGCCAATGTTCGACTCCGGCAGTGCGCGGCTCAAACCTTACTTCGAAGACATCCTGCTGGCGATGTCTGACACCATCAAGGCTGTGCCGAACAAGATCAGCGTCAGTGGTCATACCGATGCCAAGCCGTTTGCCGGTACCGGTGAGTTCGGCAACTGGGAGCTGTCGGCCAACCGCGCCAACGCTGCCCGTCGTGCGCTGATCGCCGGTGGCTACCCTGAGCAGCAGGTGGCACGAGTGGTGGGGTACGCGTCCTCGGCGCTGTTCGATCGCCAGCATCCGCTGAACCCGGTCAACCGGCGTATCGATATCATCGTGCTGACCCGCAAGGCCCAGCAGCGTATGGATGGTGACCAAGGCAGTGCGCCGCCGGTCAATCCAGCCCCGGCGGCACCGGGTGCTGCGGCGCCTGGAGCCGCTGCGCCTGGCGCGGCGAACGGCAGCCAGGCGCCGGCCGTGCTGCCGCATGAGGTTCGTGAACGGGTCAATATCTTCGATCAGGGGCCACTCAGGGCGCCGGGTAGCAACCCGTAA
- the rsgA gene encoding small ribosomal subunit biogenesis GTPase RsgA has product MAKRQLNRRQNWRIEKIQGERAARAAKRETQALEILEGGDLGPEEFGQVIAHFGVQVEVEAQDGEHRGQTYRCYLRANLPALVTGDKVVWRAGNQGVGVIVAQLPRSTELCRPDSRGLLKPVAANVDLIVIVFAPMPEPHANLIDRYLVAAEHAGIHPLLLLNKADLIDEHNSVVLNDLLSVYRGLGYPVLEVSAHQGDGMQQLQQQLDGKVSVFVGQSGVGKSSLVNSLLPEVGTRVGPLSEFSGQGTHTTTTARLFHFPGGGDLIDSPGIREFGLVHVSRDDVEAGFIEFNDLLGKCRFRDCKHDREPGCALLNALEQGRIHPQRMHSYRSILASLPQDEY; this is encoded by the coding sequence ATGGCCAAACGCCAACTCAACCGCCGCCAGAACTGGCGCATCGAAAAGATCCAGGGCGAACGCGCCGCTCGCGCCGCCAAACGTGAGACCCAGGCGCTGGAGATTCTGGAAGGCGGCGACCTGGGCCCGGAAGAGTTCGGCCAGGTGATTGCTCATTTCGGTGTGCAGGTCGAAGTCGAGGCCCAGGACGGCGAGCATCGCGGCCAGACCTACCGCTGCTACCTGCGCGCCAACCTGCCGGCACTGGTCACTGGCGACAAAGTGGTGTGGCGGGCCGGCAATCAGGGCGTTGGCGTGATTGTCGCGCAACTGCCGCGCAGCACCGAACTGTGCCGCCCTGACAGCCGCGGGCTGCTCAAGCCGGTCGCGGCCAACGTCGACCTGATCGTCATCGTCTTCGCGCCGATGCCTGAGCCGCATGCCAACCTGATCGATCGCTACCTGGTCGCCGCCGAACATGCCGGCATCCACCCGTTGCTGCTGCTCAACAAGGCTGATCTGATCGACGAACACAACAGCGTGGTACTCAACGACCTGCTGTCGGTGTATCGCGGCCTGGGTTATCCGGTGCTCGAAGTATCTGCCCATCAGGGCGATGGCATGCAGCAGTTGCAACAGCAACTGGATGGCAAAGTGAGTGTATTTGTCGGCCAGTCCGGGGTCGGCAAATCATCGCTGGTCAACAGCCTGTTGCCGGAAGTCGGCACCCGGGTCGGGCCGCTATCGGAGTTTTCCGGACAAGGCACCCACACCACCACCACCGCACGCCTGTTCCACTTCCCGGGCGGCGGTGATCTGATCGACTCGCCGGGTATCCGCGAATTTGGCCTGGTGCATGTGAGCCGGGACGACGTCGAGGCCGGCTTTATCGAGTTCAATGATCTGCTGGGCAAATGCCGCTTTCGCGACTGCAAGCATGACCGCGAGCCGGGTTGTGCGCTGCTCAATGCGCTGGAACAAGGCCGCATCCATCCGCAACGGATGCACAGCTACCGCTCGATCCTGGCCAGTCTGCCGCAAGACGAATACTGA
- the orn gene encoding oligoribonuclease: protein MQSKSNLIWIDLEMTGLDPDNDVIIEMATIITDSELNTLAEGPVIAVHQSDEILAGMDEWNTRQHGGSGLTQRVRESTIDSAQAEALTLAFIKQWVPERSSPICGNSICQDRRFLYRHMPTLENYFHYRNLDVSTLKELAARWSPELKFKKGSTHLALDDIRESIAELRFYRENFIK from the coding sequence ATGCAAAGCAAGAGCAACCTGATCTGGATCGATCTGGAAATGACCGGCCTGGACCCTGACAACGATGTAATCATCGAAATGGCCACCATCATCACTGACAGCGAGCTCAATACCCTGGCCGAAGGCCCGGTGATTGCGGTGCACCAGAGTGACGAGATTCTGGCCGGCATGGATGAGTGGAACACCCGTCAGCATGGCGGCTCGGGGCTGACTCAGCGGGTCCGTGAGAGCACCATCGACAGCGCCCAGGCCGAGGCCCTGACGCTGGCGTTCATCAAGCAATGGGTGCCGGAGCGCAGCTCGCCGATCTGCGGTAACAGCATCTGCCAGGACCGGCGCTTCCTGTACCGGCACATGCCAACGCTGGAAAACTACTTTCACTACCGCAACCTTGACGTTTCGACCCTCAAGGAGCTGGCGGCCCGCTGGTCGCCAGAGCTGAAGTTCAAGAAGGGCAGCACTCACCTGGCACTGGACGATATCCGCGAATCCATTGCTGAGCTGCGTTTTTACCGCGAAAACTTCATCAAGTAA
- a CDS encoding trimeric intracellular cation channel family protein has translation MLLMLYLMAITAEAMTGALSAGRRGMDWFGVVLIACVTALGGGSVRDVLLGHYPLTWVKHPEYLVLTSVAALVTIFIAPLMRHLRSLFLVLDAVGLVAFTLIGCLTALETGHGMLVASVCGVITGVFGGILRDIFCNDIPLIFRRELYASVSFLAAWCFLACRYLGVSDEQAILITLFGGLLMRLLAIRFKWEMPKFVYKDDH, from the coding sequence ATGTTGTTGATGCTGTATCTGATGGCGATTACCGCCGAGGCCATGACCGGCGCGTTGTCCGCAGGACGGCGGGGCATGGACTGGTTTGGCGTGGTGCTGATTGCCTGTGTCACTGCGTTGGGTGGTGGCTCTGTGCGCGATGTGCTGCTTGGTCATTACCCTCTGACCTGGGTGAAACACCCCGAATATCTGGTACTGACCAGCGTCGCGGCGCTGGTGACGATCTTCATCGCGCCGCTGATGCGGCATCTGCGCTCGCTGTTTCTGGTGCTCGATGCCGTGGGCCTGGTGGCTTTCACCCTGATTGGCTGCCTGACCGCCCTGGAAACAGGGCACGGCATGCTGGTCGCTTCGGTCTGTGGCGTGATCACCGGAGTGTTCGGCGGCATTCTGCGCGACATCTTCTGCAACGATATTCCGCTGATCTTCCGCCGCGAGCTCTATGCCAGCGTGTCCTTTCTTGCTGCCTGGTGCTTCCTGGCTTGTCGCTACCTTGGCGTGTCAGATGAGCAGGCGATCCTGATTACCCTGTTCGGCGGCCTGTTGATGCGCCTGTTGGCGA